Part of the Prevotella communis genome is shown below.
ACACCATTCCTTGACTCACTGATAGCCAACGGAGCCATGACATGGCAGTACTCCTATGCCAACGGACGAAGGAGTATCGAGGGTATGCCATCGGTACTGTCGTCGCTGCCCAACTATGTAGAACCGCTGTTCCTCACACCTGCATCCCTGAACCACATGTCAGGACTGGCACGCGAGCTTGGAGAGCAGAAAGGATACACCACGGCATTTTTCCACGGCGCACAGAACAATTCCATGGGATTCCAGGCCTTTGCCCGTGCTACTGGCTTTAAGAATTATTACGGCAGAACGGAATATAATGAAGACCCCAACTTCCATGGCGACGATGATTTCGACGGCACCTGGGCCATCTGGGACGAGGAGTTCCTGCAGTTCTATGCCCAGCAGATGACCAAGATGCAACAGCCTTTCATGACTGCTGTATTCACGGCCTCATCGCATACGCCCTGCGTCGTGCCCGAAAGATACAAAGGGAAGTTCCCCAAGGGTGAAGACGACGTGATGGAATGCGTGGCCTATAGCGACAATGCCCTCCGCCTCTTCTTTGAGACTGCCAAAAAGCAGCCATGGTTCAAGAATACGCTCTTCGTGATTACCGCCGACCACACCAGTGGCGCCACAGACCCATTCTACCGCACCACGCTGGGCAACTACTGCGTGCCTATCATCCTCTACGCTCCTGGCGACAAGGCCTTGCGAGGCTATGACACGCAGCACATCGTGGAACAGACTGATATCATGCCCACCGTGCTCTCATACCTGCATTACGACAAGCCTTACCTGGCTTTCGGAAAGGACATGCTCAACACGTCAGCAGAAGAGAGCCACGCACTCCACTGGGTAGCGAGCAGCAATGGCTATGAATTCGTGAAGGGCCCCTATGCACTGGAGTTTGACGGCGAACAGGTCACGTCAGCCTTCCATTATCGTACAGACTCCACCTTTACGCACAATATACTGAAATCCATACCTGCCGACACGTTAGACCAGATGACGCGACAGATGAAGTCCATCATCCAGCAGTACATGCAGCGTATGAACAACGACCAGTTGGTAATCAAAAAGTGAAAGTTGAAAAAAGATAAATGAAAGAGTTTTTGAAAGTACTGAGGCGTTTCGTGCCTCCCTATAAGAAATACCTGCTCCTGTCGATATTCTTCAACGTGTCATCGGCAGTGCTCAACATTTTCTCATTTGCAGCCCTGATACCTATCCTGCAAATCCTGTTCCAGACCGGCGACGCAGAGGCTGCGACCTCCGTGATGGCATGGGACTGGGGAAATGTTCAGGAGGTGTTGATGAACAACCTGAACTATTATGTCAACGGCCTGATAGCCGACTATGGCCCAACCACTACCTTGTTGCTCATCGGTCTGTTCCTGGCAAGCACAACCATGCTGAAGACGGGATTCTACTTCCTCACCTCAGCCTGTATCGTACCTATCCGTACCGGTGTGGTACGCGATATACGTAACCAGATTTATCAGAAGATCACGTCTCTCCCCCTGGGTTTCTTCTCTGAGGAACGAAAGGGAGATATCATTGCCCGTATGAGCGGCGACGTACTGGAGGTAGAGTCGAGCATTATGTCATCACTCGACATGCTGTTCAAGAACCCCGTACTGATTATCGCCTATTTCTCTACGATGCTGTTTGTATCGTGGCAACTGACCCTTTTCACCCTGATTATCGTACCCGTCATGGGATGGATCATGGGAATGATAGGACGTAAGCTGAAGCGCAAGAGTATCGAGGCTCAGGCCCTATGGAGCGACACGATGAGTCAGGCAGAGGAGACGCTTGGTGGCCTGCGCATCATCAAGGCTTTCTGTGCAGAGGAGAAGATGAACAAGCGTTTCGACAAGATCAACTCTTCTTATCGTGACCATCTGATGAAGGTTAATATCCGTCAGTCATCGGCTCACCCCATGAGTGAGTTCCTCGGTACCGTGATGATTGTCATCGTACTTTGGTTTGGCGGCATGCTGGTACTCAACAACCAGGCTATCACCGGCCCTACGTTCATCTACTACATGGTGATTCTCTATTCTATCATCAATCCATTGAAGGAATTCTCAAAGGCCAGCTACAACATCCCCAAGGGACTGGCATCCATGGAGCGTATTGACAAAATCCTCTTGGCAGAGAACACCATCAAGGAGAAAGAGAATCCTAAGCATATCGGCTCTTTCGAACAACAGATTGAGTTCCGTCATGTATCCTTCCGCTATGGCGACAAGTGGGTGCTTCAGGACATCAACTTAGTGATTCCAAAGGGAAAGACCATCGCGCTGGTAGGACAGAGCGGTGGCGGTAAGTCAACACTCGTAGACCTGATTCCCCGTTACTACGACGTACAGGAAGGAGAAGTGCTGATTGATGGCATTAACGTGAAGGACCTTGGCATACACGACCTGCGCCAGCTGATAGGCAATGTCAACCAAGAGGCCATCCTGTTTAACGACACCTTCCGCAATAATATCGCCTTTGGTGTGGACAAAGCTACAGACGAGCAGATTGCCGAGGCAGCAAAGATTGCCAACGCCTATGATTTCATCATGCAGTCGGAACAGGGATTTGAGACTAACATCGGAGACCGTGGCGGACGATTGTCGGGTGGTCAGCGCCAGCGCGTGAGCATTGCCCGTGCCATCTTGAAGAATCCTCCCATCCTGATTCTCGATGAGGCCACATCAGCCCTCGATACAGAGAGTGAGCGACTGGTACAGGATGCCCTGGAACGTCTGATGAAGACACGCACCACCGTGGCTATTGCCCACCGCCTGTCGACCATCAAGAATGCAGACGAGATATGCGTACTCCACGAAGGACGTATCGTAGAGCGCGGCACCCACGATGAACTGCTCAGCATGGATGGCTACTACAAGAAACTGAACGACATGCAAAGTCTTTAAAAGAGCATAGCGGATAGTGAAGAAACGACTATTATATCTCATCAGGTTCTACCTATTGACAGTTCTGATTTTCATGGCTGCCAAATGGGCATTCATGATATGTAATCATGCCGAAGGCACATTCTCTGTAGGTGATATGTTTGCCGTGTTATGGCATGGACTGAGCCTTGACTTGTCAACAGCTCTCTATTTCCTGATACTGCCATTCCTCATCACCATGGTCAGCATCTGGGTCAGGATACCCAAATGGCTGATGAGACCTTATTATGCCCTGATAGCACTGGCTTTCGCCTTGGCATTCGTCAGCGACACCAGCATGTATGCATTCTGGCATTTCAAGCTTGACTTCTCATGGTTGCAATACCTGGAATCGCCCAACGAGGTGATGGCCAGTGTATCCGTTGGTTATATGATTATCAGGGTTATCGTCTTGGTTTTCAGCACAATTGTCTTCTTCTTTGCATACGACAGACTTGCAGGCGTACCTGCTTCGTCACGCGGCAACTGGAAAGAGCTGATTCTCTATGTCGTGACGGCCCCATTGATGGTCATTGGCATTCGCGGCGGATTTGGAGATGCGACAACCAATACCGGACAGGTATACTACTCGCAGAACCAGTTCCTGAACCATTCTGCAGTAAACCCCATATTCTGTTTCTTCTATTCCATGTCTCACCAACTGGAAGATTTATCACAATACCAGTTCTTTGAGCCGGAAGAATGTGAAGAACTGCTCCAAGGGGTCTACACCACAGAGAGTCTGCACCAGGACACCCTCCTCACCACCGAACGTCCCGATATCCTCATCATCCTTCTGGAAAGTGCGGGAGAACAGTTTGCCAGTGTCATGCCACATCTTCAGGAACTGAAGAAAGAAGGCATCTATTTCAGTCAGTGTTTTGCCAACTCCTGGCGTACTGACCGCGGAACGCTCTGCGTATTGAGCGGCTATCCTTCGTTCCCCGCCATCTCTATCATGAAGACGCCAGAGAAGAGTGGGTTCCTGCCCAGCATTGCCGGCAGATTAAAGGAAAAGGGCTATCAGACCAGCTATCTGTACGGTGGCGATGCCAACTTTACGAATATGCGCAGTTACCTGTTCTCCACAGGCTGGGACCGGCTCACGGACATCAAGGACTTCTCGTTCAAGGAACAGCAGACTGGT
Proteins encoded:
- a CDS encoding LTA synthase family protein, which translates into the protein MKSSFYNHPVIALVGNLGIVYLMFTFCRLVFLLLNWGMYADTMTWGHALDLFGAGLIFDTTAILYTNALVILMMLFPLHWKERKGYYKVVRWIYVICNSVAIWANLCDCVYFPFTGKRTTTSVFYEFSNEGVGGMTKIMGEQFIANWYLVLLAFLLSWVLWKTFLPRVKGKGKSEKSAFTSPLLRYYIVQTVALLVTIPLTVAGMRGGFTAAVRPITISNANQFVDRPAETGIVLNTPFSIYRTLSKKPLITPDYMSEEEALALYSPIHTPADSVAFTPKNVVVFILESFGKQHFGYYNKTLRNGTYKGYTPFLDSLIANGAMTWQYSYANGRRSIEGMPSVLSSLPNYVEPLFLTPASLNHMSGLARELGEQKGYTTAFFHGAQNNSMGFQAFARATGFKNYYGRTEYNEDPNFHGDDDFDGTWAIWDEEFLQFYAQQMTKMQQPFMTAVFTASSHTPCVVPERYKGKFPKGEDDVMECVAYSDNALRLFFETAKKQPWFKNTLFVITADHTSGATDPFYRTTLGNYCVPIILYAPGDKALRGYDTQHIVEQTDIMPTVLSYLHYDKPYLAFGKDMLNTSAEESHALHWVASSNGYEFVKGPYALEFDGEQVTSAFHYRTDSTFTHNILKSIPADTLDQMTRQMKSIIQQYMQRMNNDQLVIKK
- a CDS encoding ABC transporter ATP-binding protein, which gives rise to MKEFLKVLRRFVPPYKKYLLLSIFFNVSSAVLNIFSFAALIPILQILFQTGDAEAATSVMAWDWGNVQEVLMNNLNYYVNGLIADYGPTTTLLLIGLFLASTTMLKTGFYFLTSACIVPIRTGVVRDIRNQIYQKITSLPLGFFSEERKGDIIARMSGDVLEVESSIMSSLDMLFKNPVLIIAYFSTMLFVSWQLTLFTLIIVPVMGWIMGMIGRKLKRKSIEAQALWSDTMSQAEETLGGLRIIKAFCAEEKMNKRFDKINSSYRDHLMKVNIRQSSAHPMSEFLGTVMIVIVLWFGGMLVLNNQAITGPTFIYYMVILYSIINPLKEFSKASYNIPKGLASMERIDKILLAENTIKEKENPKHIGSFEQQIEFRHVSFRYGDKWVLQDINLVIPKGKTIALVGQSGGGKSTLVDLIPRYYDVQEGEVLIDGINVKDLGIHDLRQLIGNVNQEAILFNDTFRNNIAFGVDKATDEQIAEAAKIANAYDFIMQSEQGFETNIGDRGGRLSGGQRQRVSIARAILKNPPILILDEATSALDTESERLVQDALERLMKTRTTVAIAHRLSTIKNADEICVLHEGRIVERGTHDELLSMDGYYKKLNDMQSL
- a CDS encoding LTA synthase family protein, giving the protein MKKRLLYLIRFYLLTVLIFMAAKWAFMICNHAEGTFSVGDMFAVLWHGLSLDLSTALYFLILPFLITMVSIWVRIPKWLMRPYYALIALAFALAFVSDTSMYAFWHFKLDFSWLQYLESPNEVMASVSVGYMIIRVIVLVFSTIVFFFAYDRLAGVPASSRGNWKELILYVVTAPLMVIGIRGGFGDATTNTGQVYYSQNQFLNHSAVNPIFCFFYSMSHQLEDLSQYQFFEPEECEELLQGVYTTESLHQDTLLTTERPDILIILLESAGEQFASVMPHLQELKKEGIYFSQCFANSWRTDRGTLCVLSGYPSFPAISIMKTPEKSGFLPSIAGRLKEKGYQTSYLYGGDANFTNMRSYLFSTGWDRLTDIKDFSFKEQQTGQWGVRDDITFQRIYNQMIQSSPDVPHLWGYSTLSSHEPWEVPVKKLDDEVDNAFCYLDDCIDDLINKLKQTPRWDNMLIVMIADHGIIHGEIDQTKPLQKNHIPMLWVGGAIREPRVIDRLCNQSDLAATLFGQLHLNHDDFIFSRDVLSESYTLPTVVNNYSNAQWIYNATGQQLYDFDLKRPLINECEDAQQMTRLNKAIIQQTTTDLQNR